One stretch of Tenacibaculum sp. MAR_2010_89 DNA includes these proteins:
- a CDS encoding HAD family hydrolase → MIKKQIKVIAFDADDTLWVNETYFREAENAFATLLSNYETENKIHQELYKKEIENLPIYGYGIKGFVISMIECALELSNNTINQKTISKIINIGKEMLQKPVIILDGVIDVLNSLKRDYKLIVATKGDLLDQERKLEKSGLIKYFHHVEVMSEKKENDYTKLINHLDIQASEFLMIGNSLKSDVLPLLNIGASAIHIPFHTTWEHEKVTQDTTNLNYKSYTKITDILNSL, encoded by the coding sequence ATGATTAAAAAACAAATTAAAGTTATAGCTTTCGATGCTGATGATACACTTTGGGTAAATGAAACTTATTTTAGAGAAGCTGAAAATGCTTTCGCTACTCTATTATCAAATTACGAAACAGAAAATAAAATACATCAAGAGTTATATAAAAAAGAGATTGAAAACTTGCCAATTTATGGCTATGGAATTAAAGGATTTGTTATATCAATGATAGAATGTGCTTTAGAACTTTCTAATAATACTATTAATCAAAAAACTATTAGTAAAATAATAAATATAGGTAAAGAAATGTTACAAAAACCTGTTATAATTTTAGATGGTGTAATAGATGTTTTAAATAGTTTAAAAAGAGATTATAAATTAATTGTTGCTACAAAAGGTGATTTATTAGATCAAGAACGAAAATTAGAAAAGTCTGGCTTAATTAAATACTTTCATCATGTTGAAGTAATGAGTGAAAAAAAAGAAAATGATTATACTAAATTAATTAACCATTTAGATATTCAAGCTAGTGAGTTTTTAATGATAGGTAATTCTTTAAAGTCAGATGTTCTACCTTTATTAAATATTGGTGCTTCTGCAATTCATATTCCTTTTCATACTACTTGGGAACATGAGAAAGTAACTCAAGACACAACTAATCTCAATTATAAATCCTACACAAAAATTACT
- the kdsB gene encoding 3-deoxy-manno-octulosonate cytidylyltransferase, with protein sequence MNIIAMIPARYQASRFPGKLMKDLAGKPVIVRTYEAALKSKLFDDVYVVTDSEIISQTIHNINGKVIISKREHDCGSDRIAEAVENIETDIVVNVQGDEPFIDTISLKKLIAVFKEDTKHIIDLASLKVAIKEREEIENPNNVKVITDANNFALYFSRSVIPFHREKDQSITYFKHKGVYAFRKSALLDFYNTPMTPLETAEKIECIRYLEVGKKIKMIETTIESIGIDTPEDLEKAKKYLSKQND encoded by the coding sequence ATGAATATTATTGCAATGATACCTGCAAGATATCAAGCTTCAAGATTTCCAGGAAAATTAATGAAAGACTTAGCAGGAAAGCCTGTAATAGTTAGAACTTATGAAGCTGCTCTTAAATCGAAACTTTTTGATGATGTCTATGTTGTAACAGATTCTGAAATTATATCTCAAACAATACATAATATAAATGGAAAAGTTATTATTAGTAAAAGAGAGCATGATTGCGGTTCTGATAGAATAGCTGAAGCTGTAGAAAACATAGAAACTGACATTGTTGTAAATGTTCAAGGTGATGAACCTTTTATTGACACTATATCTTTAAAAAAACTAATAGCTGTTTTCAAAGAAGATACAAAACACATTATTGATTTAGCTTCTTTAAAAGTTGCTATAAAAGAAAGAGAAGAGATTGAAAACCCTAATAATGTAAAAGTAATTACTGATGCAAATAACTTTGCATTATACTTTTCTAGAAGTGTTATTCCTTTTCATAGGGAAAAGGATCAAAGTATTACATACTTCAAGCACAAAGGGGTTTATGCATTTAGAAAATCAGCTTTATTAGATTTTTATAACACACCTATGACTCCTTTAGAAACTGCTGAAAAAATAGAATGTATCAGGTATTTAGAAGTTGGCAAAAAAATTAAAATGATAGAAACTACTATTGAAAGTATTGGTATTGATACTCCTGAAGATTTAGAAAAAGCAAAAAAATATTTATCTAAACAAAATGATTAA